A window of Drosophila subobscura isolate 14011-0131.10 chromosome E, UCBerk_Dsub_1.0, whole genome shotgun sequence contains these coding sequences:
- the LOC117890204 gene encoding transient receptor potential cation channel trpm isoform X9, translating into MVVVDSPLAPHKYLRRISKDFSTVRRYSNTPGSVSAASAVRVSTSAFIAAEAGAHLPNSTHLDTPVATPHGIRKRRRMRKRSSVSSTLSKVLILNVRDLLKAHAASEHSKEHQPRSWIETNFQKRECIKFIPCPKDDTKCCCGQAQVTHQTIQGIESGSPGDLWLPTKHTRPQPTDAYGTIEFQGGAHPTKAQYVRLSFDTRPELLVQLFTKEWNLELPKLLITVQGGKANFDLQAKLKKEIRKGLLKAAKTTGAWIFTGGTNTGVTKQVGDALLLEGQQRTGRVVSIGIAPWGIVERNHELLGHNREVPCHSISSPRSKLAVLNNRHAYFLLVDNGTQAKYGAELILRRKLEKFISNLKLHPFTHSSTPVVCLVIEGGTNTIRAVLEYVTDSPPVPVVVCDGSGRAADLLAFVHKYASDGEEQPVLESMRDYLIGTIQKTFEVGLDQAEKLYQELLQCTRNKNLITVFRIQEKPEGEAQELDQTILTALFKSQHLSPPEQLSLALTWNRVDIARSEIFVYGQEWPHGALDEAMMQALEHDRIDFVKLLLENGVSMKKFLTIPRLEELYNTKHGPANTLGYILRDVRPHIPKGYIYTLHDIGLVINKLMGGAYRSYYTRRKFRPIYAKVMNSYANACRKSSTYQYQRYAGANSLSLVTGLLPFTSEMALFEFPFNELLIWAVLTKRQQMALLMWTHGEEALAKSLVSCKLYKAMAHEAAEDDLDTEIYEELRSYAKEFESKGNKLLDFSYRQDAEKAQRLLTCELHSWSNQSCLSLAVAANHRALLAHPCSQVILADLWMGGLRTRKNTNFKVILGLVMPLYIRQLDFKSKEELQQMPQTEEEHLENQNLDNDDSDRSQPDAEVSLTDSDPAQFREFFNLSEYNEIKQHQPLRLKKKFHEFYTAPITKFWADSIAYMFFLIMFSFTVLVKMGPEPRWQEWYSIAYITTLGFEKVREIISSEPVAITHKFSVWAWNMWNPCDGAAIILFLIGLAFRFRPNTMDIGRVIYCVDSIYWYLRILNILGVNKYLGPLVTMMGKMVKNMIYFVVLLAVVLMSFGVSRQAILYPNSEPTWRLIREVTYQPYFMLYGEVFADDIDPPCGEDPRQPACVTGHWVTPITMSMYLLIANILLINLLIAVFNNIFNEVNSVSHQVWMFQRFTVVMEYQQKPVLPPPFIAFCHFYSLLKYCVRKAKGLEVQRDNGLKLFLEKDDLERLYDFEEECVEGFFHEQEIILNQSTDERVKNTTDRVETMSQKIEDINQKENIQTATVQNIEFRLRKMEESSEQILSHLAVIHRFMSTHTVGTDDMRGSAINIPGEVHRIRTISITDTDGGGGSSGNGGGGGGGVGGSGAVGGAAAVPLALGAGLNVNSLQVTNRRRFNRSLTEVRPDAYILDEGTHFEVVPLPEEPDEVVKSREALNEQVVRKASMQSEADSDIYLPLSQRPSTCETVKRTPYVTVRQDTGASTESKDTLTPLGTNDDDQTLVGGDNSDDAAPDINFEAARHRALRQRTVSLCRRNSETYSLAGADINRSHISLNQLTMLSRRQMSLTQSEPDSDKEVPAAGGSAYPGKSVLHAKPSRNILLKLHSEYTSITDELESVCHMIASPTVSLQSNKASLDRPKTEMSRAEAAALQEKKHLKECEENDYRILEGLFEARGSIDVSAEAFESVISVDYSQRYPLRRETAVELSPSKPSAEIDLMGGGGGGGDSSDTSGAGSCSAMGAVASGFQLKDERPWQRNSSMEQQTYPSPLVPTRATSDFLNPPFESSGRLFKKSSESLQKNSSTETDYSAHPYRFIKQSSNETNTSLTGSYNVDTPSLTAEPSLDACDSHSATGISMSVGAAGGNTAARYQSIRTTSIGAADGKQLRDGSSSSRQSPELGAQGSAPVTMQAPPAVPTRPMLLKKQFSLDKGKPVQALTAAAEAVATPESGLDAASAAQARAKLISTLKPQSHTSKLGMNVLKESSSSTEGSRDGEGLSTASSAKNSNPAISIPQISTHLVQDEIAKLSSNIKSSTESEKDPPYNETMC; encoded by the exons ATGGTTGTGGTCGACTCGCCGCTGGCCCCGCACAAGTACCTGCGTCGCATCTCCAAAGACTTCTCCACCGTGCGGAGGTACAGCAACACGCCCGGCTCCGTTTCCGCGGCGAGTGCGGTGCGGGTCTCTACATCCGCTTTTATTGCCGCCGAGGCTGGGGCCCATTTGCCAAATAGCACGCACCTGGACACTCCCGTAGCTACGCCGCATGGAATCCGCAAGCGGAGAAGGATGCGGAAGCGCTCCTCGGTCTCATCGACGCTATCTAAAGTTCTGATTCTCAACGTGCGCGATCTGCTGAAGGCCCACGCTGCCAGCGAACATTCCAAAGAG CATCAGCCCCGCAGTTGGATTGAGACAAATTTTCAGAAGCGCGAGTGCATCAAGTTTATACCATGCCCAAAGGACGATACAAA gtgctgctgtggccagGCCCAAGTCACGCATCAGACCATACAGGGCATCGAGAGCGGCTCGCCGGGGGACCTCTGGCTCCCAACGAAACACACCCGACCGCAACCCACAGACGCCTATGGCACCATTGAGTTCCAAGGTGGTGCCCATCCCACGAAGGCTCAG TACGTTCGTTTGTCCTTCGACACGCGTCCAGAGCTCCTGGTGCAGCTATTCACAAAGGAATGGAACCTGGAACTGCCGAAACTTCTGATCACCGTTCAGGGCGGCAAGGCCAACTTTGATTTGCAGGCGAAGCTAAAAAAG GAGATACGCAAAGGACTACTGAAAGCGGCCAAGACCACAGGAGCGTGGATATTCACCGGCGGCACCAACACAG GGGTCACCAAGCAAGTGGGCGACGCACTGCTCCTGGAGGGTCAACAGCGGACAGGTCGTGTGGTCAGCATCGGCATTGCCCCTTGGGGGATAGTCGAGCGCAATCATGAGCTGCTGGGACACAACCGGGAGGTACCTTGCCATAGCATAAGTTCGCCCAG ATCTAAATTGGCCGTGCTAAACAATCGGCACGCCTACTTCCTGCTAGTCGACAATGGAACCCAGGCGAAATACGGGGCTGAATTGATTTTGCGGCGGAAGCTGGAGAAGTTCATATCGAACCTAAAGCTGCATCCAT TCACACATTCCAGTACGCCCGTCGTCTGTCTGGTGATCGAAGGCGGCACCAACACTATACGTGCGGTGCTCGAGTACGTGACGGACTCGCCGCCGGTGCCCGTGGTGGTGTGCGATGGTTCCGGGCGTGCCGCCGACTTGCTCGCCTTCGTCCACAA atACGCCTCGGATGGAGAGGAGCAGCCTGTGCTGGAGTCTATGAGGGACTATCTTATTGGAACAATACAGAAAACTTTCGAAGTGGGCCTGGACCAGGCCGAGAAACTCTACCAGGAACTGCTGCAGTGCACCCGCAATAAGAATCTG ATTACCGTCTTTCGCATACAGGAAAAGCCCGAGGGCGAGGCACAGGAGCTGGATCAGACCATTCTAACGGCCTTGTTCAAGTCGCAGCATCTCAGTCCTCCAGAGCAATTGAGTTTGGCACTGACATGGAACCGGGTGGACATAGCACGCAGCGAGATATTTGTCTACGGCCAGGAATGGCCCCACG GCGCTCTGGATGAAGCCATGATGCAGGCCCTGGAACACGACAGAATCGATTTTGTCAAATTACTTTTGGAGAACGGCGtttcaatgaagaaatttttAACAATACCGCGCCTCGAGGAGCTCTACAACACAAAGCACGGGCCTGCCAACACGCTGGG TTACATTCTGCGCGATGTGCGACCGCATATACCCAAGGGCTACATATACACGCTCCACGACATTGGCCTGGTGATCAATAAACTAATGGGCGGCGCCTATCG ATCCTACTACACACGCCGCAAGTTCCGTCCCATCTACGCCAAGGTCATGAACAGCTATGCCAACGCCTGCCGGAAGTCCTCGACATATCAATACCAACGATATGCGGGAGCCAACTCGCTGAGTCTCGTGACGGGCCTGCTGCCGTTTACCTCGGAGATGGCGCTGTTCGAGTTCCCGTTCAACGAGCTGCTG ATATGGGCCGTTCTGACCAAGCGACAGCAAATGGCTCTGCTCATGTGGACGCATGGCGAGGAGGCGCTGGCCAAGTCCTTGGTTTCCTGCAAGCTTTACAAGGCCATGGCGCACGAGGCGGCTGAGGACGACTTGGACACGGAAATCTACGAGGAGCTCCGCTCCTATGCCAAGGAGTTCGAAAGCAAAG GCAACAAACTACTGGACTTCAGCTACCGCCAGGACGCGGAGAAAGCGCAACGTTTGCTAACCTGTGAGCTACATTCGTGGTCTAATCAGAGCTGCCTGTCACTGGCAGTGGCGGCTAATCACCGGGCTCTGCTCGCCCATCCCTGTAGTCAGGTCATCCTGGCCGATCTCTGGATGGGAGGCCTGCGCACCCGCAAGAATACCAACTTCAAG GTTATCTTGGGCTTGGTCATGCCATTGTACATCAGGCAGCTGGATTTCAAGTCAAAGGAGGAGCTTCAGCAAATGCCGCAGACAGAGGAGGAGCACTTGGAAAACCAAAACCTGGACAATGATGATTCGGATCGCTCGCAGCCCGACGCCGAG GTCTCGCTCACTGACTCGGATCCCGCGCAGTTCCGGGAGTTCTTCAACTTGTCGGAGTACAACGAAATCAAGCAGCATCAGCCCCTGCGCCTGAAGAAAAAGTTCCACGAGTTTTACACAGCCCCCATTACTAAATTCTGGGCTGATTCG ATTGCCTACATGTTCTTTCTGATAATGTTCTCATTCACGGTTCTGGTCAAGATGGGGCCGGAGCCGCGGTGGCAGGAGTGGTATTCGATAGCGTACATCACCACGCTGGGATTCGAGAAGGTTCGCGAAATTATATCCTCGGAGCCAGTGGCCATAAC GCATAAATTTTCGGTGTGGGCGTGGAACATGTGGAACCCGTGCGACGGAGCTGCCATTATACTCTTTCTCATTGGCCTGGCATTCCGGTTCCGGCCCAACACAATGGACATCGGGCGTGTCATCTACTGTGTGGACAGCATCTACTGGTATCTGCGCATACTGAACATCCTGGGCGTTAATAAATATCTGG GTCCCCTGGTTACCATGATGGGTAAAATGGTGAAGAACATGATATACTTCGTCGTTCTTCTGGCTGTCGTCCTGATGAGCTTCGGCGTCAGTCGTCAGGCCATACTCTATCCCAACAGCGAGCCAACGTGGCGGCTGATCAGAGAG GTCACCTACCAACCCTACTTCATGCTGTACGGCGAGGTGTTTGCCGACGACATTGACCCTCCCTGCGGCGAGGATCCGCGACAGCCGGCCTGCGTGACGG GCCATTGGGTTACACCGATAACGATGTCCATGTATCTGTTGATTGccaatattttgttgataaATCTGCTCATCGCCGTGTTCAACAACATCTTCAACGAGGTCAACTCTGTGTCACACCAG GTCTGGATGTTCCAGCGCTTCACAGTGGTGATGGAGTACCAGCAAAAGCCCGTCCTGCCGCCGCCTTTcattgccttttgccatttctatTCCCTGCTAAAGTACTGCGTGCGCAAAGCGAAAG GATTGGAGGTGCAGCGGGACAATGGTCTCAAGCTGTTTCTGGAGAAGGATGACTTGGAGCGACTGTACGACTTTGAAGAGGAGTGCGTGGAGGGGTTCTTCCATGAACAGGAAATAATATTGAATCAGTCCACCGATGAGCGGGTGAAAAACACAACGGACCGAGTCGAGACCATGTCCCAGAAAATCGAGGACATCAATCAAAAAGAGAACATCCAAACAGCTACCGTGCAG AACATTGAATTTCGTTTGCGGAAAATGGAGGAGTCGTCCGAGCAGATACTGTCGCACCTGGCGGTCATACATCGCTTCATGTCTACACACACGGTAGGTACGGATGACATGCGCGGCTCAGCGATAAACATTCCAGGAGAAGTCCACCGCATTCGGACCATTTCAATTACGGATACCGATGGAGGCGGTGGAAGCTCAGGAaacggaggcggtggcggtggcggtgttgGTGGAAGTGGTGCTGTTGGGGGAGCCGCTGCTGTACCACTTGCGCTAGGCGCTGGCCTGAATGTAAATTCCCTGCAG GTGACGAATCGACGGCGCTTTAATCGCTCGCTAACGGAGGTGCGTCCGGACGCCTACATTCTCGACGAAGGCACACACTTTGAGGTGGTGCCCCTGCCGGAGGAGCCGGATGAAGTGGTTAAGTCTCGCGAAGCCCTCAACGAGCAGGTCGTGCGGAAGGCATCGATGCAGTCGGAGGCCGACTCCGATATCTACTTGCCGTTGTCGCAGCGTCCCTCCACCTGTGAGACGGTGAAGCGCACTCCCTACGTCACTGTGCGCCAGGACACGGGAGCCAGCACGGAGAGTAAGGACACCTTGACACCGCTAGGCACCAACGATGACGACCAGACGCTGGTCGGGGGCGATAACTCCGATGATGCGGCGCCGGACATCAACTTTGAGG CTGCCAGGCATCGAGCGCTCCGCCAGCGCACAGTCTCGCTCTGCCGCCGGAACTCGGAGACGTATTCGCTGGCCGGCGCGGACATAAACCGGTCGCACATCAGCCTCAACCAGCTGACAATGCTGTCGCGTCGCCAGATGAGCCTGACTCAGTCCGAGCCGGACAGTGACAAGGAGGTGCCAGCGGCTGGAGGCAGCGCATATCCGG GTAAATCAGTATTGCATGCGAAACCCTCACGAAATATATTGCTGAAACTGCACAGCGAGTACACGTCGATCACTGATGAGCTGGAGAGCGTCTGCCACATGATTGCCTCGCCAACGGTCTCCCTGCAGAGTAACAAAG CTTCATTGGACCGTCCCAAGACGGAAATGTCGCGCGCAGAAGCCGCGGCTTTACAAGAGAAGAAACATTTGAAGGAGTGCGAGGAGAACGATTACAGAATACTAGAGGGACTCTTCGAGGCCCGTGGCTCGATCGATGTCAGCGCCGAGGCCTTTGAG AGCGTCATATCCGTGGACTACAGCCAACGCTATCCGCTGCGGCGCGAGACTGCCGTTGAGCTGTCGCCTTCGAAGCCTTCAGCTGAGATTGATCTCATGGGGggcggcggaggtggcggAGACAGCAGTGATACAAGTGGAGCAGGTAGCTGCAGCGCCATGGGGGCAGTCGCAAGTGGGTTTCAGCTCAAAGACGAGCGCCCCTGGCAGCGCAACTCCTcaatggagcagcagacaTATCCGTCGCCTCTGGTTCCCACGAGAGCCACAAGCGACTTCCTCAATCCACCCTtcgaaagcagcggacgccTGTTCAAGAAATCCAGCGAAAGTCTGCAGAAGAACTCGAGTACCGAAACAGACTATTCTGCCCATCCGTATCGCTTTATCAAGCAGAGTTCTAACGAGACGAACACCTCGCTTACCGGCTCTTACAACGTGGACACGCCCTCACTCACCGCGGAGCCCTCTTTGGATGCCTGCGACTCGCATTCAGCGACGGGAATTTCCATGAgcgttggtgctgctggcggAAATACCGCGGCGCGTTACCAGTCCATTCGCACGACTTCCATTGGCGCGGCCGATGGAAAACAGCTGCGCGACGGGAGCTCCAGTTCGCGACAGAGTCCAGAGCTCGGAGCCCAAGGCTCGGCTCCAGTGACGATGCAGGCACCGCCAGCTGTACCAACTCGCCCGATGTTGCTGAAGAAACAGTTTAGCCTCGACAAGGGCAAGCCAGTTCAAGCTCTAACCGctgcggctgaggctgtggccaCACCAGAATCTGGCTTAGATGCAGCATCTGCTGCCCAGGCCAGGGCCAAACTGATTTCCACGCTGAAACCACAGTCTCACACGAGCAAGCTGGGAATGAACGTCCTCAAGGAAAGCAGCTCCAGCACAGAGGGGTCCCGCGATGGCGAAGGCCTGTCCACTGCGTCCTctgccaaaaacagcaaccCGGCAATCTCCATACCTCAGATTAGCACGCATCTTGTGCAAGATGAAATCGCAAAGCTGTCATCTAACATTAAAAGCAGCACTGAATCTGAAAAGGACCCGCCGTATAACGAGACAATGTGCTAG